Genomic window (Ranitomeya variabilis isolate aRanVar5 chromosome 8, aRanVar5.hap1, whole genome shotgun sequence):
cacagcacaggaagaggaATCTCCAATAGCAgcaacaaactcctattcagcacagcgtctccCAAGAGCAAGGAGGCAGAGCTTTCACCAGCAGggcagagagggtctggccaggttttataggaagagctATTGACTAGATCAGAAGCAACTGAAATGGAGCTGACAGTATTTTGGGATTTCATTTATTAGTGGATTTCCTTTTTGATAAGGGCCAGATTATCAGATTTACCAGATTAAAGGATTGCAAACCAAAGGAATTTCGGAAGTATTTTTTCAGATTCATGgtgtcttttgtttctgtttttcaaATGGCCACCTCTCTCTTCAGTAGTCTCAATAAACTATGGCACTAATAGCCTTAATCAAAAAACAAAGGGGTCTAGTACACAAAATGGCTGCCTCATAATTCACTGATATCCATAGCTTCCAAGGAAGTAATAAGCATCATCACCACATAGCGGTCCGCCTCGAACATAAAATGGCTGTCTCATGGGTATCTGATATGCATAGTTTTGATGATATCAGTTCTGTTACCAAAGATTGTGGTCCAGAACAAGAAATGGCTGTCTCGTGCTTTACTGGTATCCATAAATTCAATGTAACTAATAGGTTCCAGAACACAAAATAGCCGCCTCATGTTCAGATTCAGCGATACCATTTAGTAGAAATTTGTGAGAATGAGTGTTCTAGTGACTTAATATGTTCTTGTTTTTGTTTGCTTCGCAGGGAGAAGCACAAAAGAAATTCCCCATTTCTAAGACTATGCAGAGAACAGAATGGTGTCAGCCAAGGAGACAGATATGTAcgacgccattttggaaacaaaCGATGGATCCAGCTCAGATGCCGGCTGGTACTTCCCTTACCCACTGGGCTTCCAGGTTTCCCTTACCAGCTTCCTCATGCTGGAGATTGtgttgggttttagcagcaacttgACAGTACTTGTCCTCTACTGTATGCAGTCAAACCTGGTGGATTCTGTCAGCAACATGGTGACCATGAACCTCCATGTCCTGGATATCATTATCTGTGTGATCTGTGTACCGCTGACGATAGTCATTATCCTGATCCCACTGGAGCAGAACATTGCTCTGGTATGTTGCTTCCATGAGGCATGTGTCACTTTTAGTAGCATCGCTACAGCCATCAACGTCTTGGTGATAAGTTTGGACAGGTATGACATCTCAGTGAGACCAGCAAACCGGGTCCTTACTCCAAGTCGAATGGTGCTGCTCCTTTCTTGTGTCTGGTTTGTGTCGCTCATGGTTTTCTTCATCCCTTTCTTCGAAGTGGAATTTTTTGGTGACCCAGACCACATGGCGACATGGCAGAATCGGACTTTGCTCTGCGTCAGCGTCAACGAGTACCACACCGAGTTGGGCATGTACTATCACTTGGTCATTCAGATTCCCATCTTTTTTGCAGCGGTGGCTGTTATGCTAGTTACCTACTCCAAAATCCTACAGGCCCTCAACATTAGGATCGGAAACCATTTTAAGAGAAGCCAACGTCGAAAAACCAAAAAGAGAAAGAAGAGGAAATCATCGGATCAAAGCACCATTGGGGAAACCAAGAGACTGGCCCCTCCAGCGGTGATACAGAACCCACCCATGAGGGTCCAGGCATCGGTATCTGTCATCATTGCCTTGAGACGGGCAGTAAAACGTCACCGGGACCGCAGGGAACGCCAAAAGCGTGTTTTCAGAATGTCTCTTATCATCATCACAACCTTTTTACTCTGTTGGGCTCCAATTTCTATTGTGAACCTTCTGATACTCTGTGTGGGGCCCAGTGACCTACTGGTGAAGTTACGAATCTGTTTCATCACCATGGCCTATGGCACAACCATTTTTCATCCTCTCTTGTATGCTTTTACCAGGCAGAAGTTCCGCAACGTCTTGAAGAATAAGATGAAGAAGAGGGTTGTTTCAGTGTTGCAAGTTGACCCGGTCCCGGGTGGGACTGTTATACATAATTCTTGGATTGAGCCCAAAAAAGCCAGGAAAGCAAAGTTAGAGTGTAGTGATGGCACTGACCGATGTCTGACTGATGCCGTGAAGGAGTGATCGGATGTTTTATCTTAGAGTTGGTCAAATATGGATGGATCTTATGGCAGTGGGATATTAGCACATGCATTTCATTGACTTCTAAAATATATATACTCAAAAGGGCCTCTCTTGAGCAACATTCAATATCGCCCTTGATTATATCCAATATAAGCACTGCCATCTTACCTCGGTGGCTGGCTCGCCACAAGTCCATTCAGGCTATCCGGTTCCAGAATGGATTAATCCAGGTGACGCTGTTCCTTCTGTAACATGCAAGGAACAGTGAGTTCCCCATCATACGAGCATCGGTCTTCATGACATTAATGGGACCACTTACTGTTTTTATGAGGATAGTGAGTAGCATCGCATGCATTGACCTTCCATAAATTCTACCGGAAATCTATCAGCTCCATTATACCATATGGATAAAGGAcaacaaaaaaaatagaaatatctaaaaaaagggagaaaaaaaagctGTATTtttatacaaataataataatattggtttTAACTCATTATAAACCACAGCCATGAATTGTACATTTTAGAATTGTATATAAAAAAATAGATATCAAAAAAGTTGTTTTTTAAGTtcagatttaaaaacaaaaaatcgtAGGATGTGCTGTACAATTTcagtctatgaaaaaaaaagaCTTTCGGGACACTTTAGTCGATGTGCGTTAGTTTGCACTAATTTTAACTCCACAGAAAATATTAAATGTATTCTTCcacgtttcttaaaaaaaaaaaaatcaaaaatatacaaaaaataaatgtgCGTAACCTTCCATTTTTATAaaagcattgaaaaaaaaaattggacaaaaTTCTAAAATTGTGAAAGGTTTTTGGTTTGCTGGTTCTGTCTGATGCATTCATGTGGTTTGTCCGGCTCGTCGGATCATTAAAGCACAATTGGATTTTCTTTTTTGGCAATAGATTATCGTAattaacgcaaaaaaaaaaaacaacaacgaaATCTTGAGCTGATGGAGATGAAGGCTTCAGATTCTCACGTTTTCAATATTGAAAATGGACATCTCGCCACGCAGAGCGGGGACGGCCATTTTATGAGCTAGACCAAAAGTCACCATGGAGGTGCAGCCTCT
Coding sequences:
- the LOC143787571 gene encoding G-protein coupled receptor 22-like, coding for MVSAKETDMYDAILETNDGSSSDAGWYFPYPLGFQVSLTSFLMLEIVLGFSSNLTVLVLYCMQSNLVDSVSNMVTMNLHVLDIIICVICVPLTIVIILIPLEQNIALVCCFHEACVTFSSIATAINVLVISLDRYDISVRPANRVLTPSRMVLLLSCVWFVSLMVFFIPFFEVEFFGDPDHMATWQNRTLLCVSVNEYHTELGMYYHLVIQIPIFFAAVAVMLVTYSKILQALNIRIGNHFKRSQRRKTKKRKKRKSSDQSTIGETKRLAPPAVIQNPPMRVQASVSVIIALRRAVKRHRDRRERQKRVFRMSLIIITTFLLCWAPISIVNLLILCVGPSDLLVKLRICFITMAYGTTIFHPLLYAFTRQKFRNVLKNKMKKRVVSVLQVDPVPGGTVIHNSWIEPKKARKAKLECSDGTDRCLTDAVKE